Within the bacterium genome, the region GGCCCGTTGGTCATTGCCGAACCCAGGGCCAGATACGAGGAAGAGCCGGAGCCCAAGAACGAAAAGATATCAAACGACCTCAAACAGGTATGGGGCAGGGACGGGAAATTAGCCGGGATCCTTAATGACAATTACGAAGAGCGCCCGGAGCAGGAGAAGATGGCGCTGGCGGTGATGGACGCTTTGGAGGACGAGCACCTGCTGCTGGCCGAGGCCGGCACCGGCACCGGCAAAAGTCTGGCCTACCTGATACCGGCGGTGATCTGGTCTCGCAAGACCAGCCAAAGAGTGATAATCTCCACCCATACCAAGAACCTTCAGGAACAGCTTTTTTACAAGGACATCCCCCTGCTGCGAAAGGCCATCGGGCATTTCGAGGCCGCCCTGCTTAAAGGCCGCAGCAACTATCTCTGTCTGCGGCGCTGGCAGGAGGTCAGTTTCCATCCCGAACTTTTTTTGAACCCCGAGGAAAGGGAGGAGGCCCTGATACTTCTGCCCTGGTCGCAAAAGACCAAAACCGGGGACATCGCCGAGCACGGCGGGTTCAATCCGGCCCGGGCCCCCGGACTGTGGGGCAAGATCTGTTCCGACGTGCTGAACTGCCAGAACAACCACTGCCCGCTGTTCAACAAATGCTTCCTGCGGATGGCCCGGCGCCGGGCCGAGGAATCGCAGATAGTGGTGGTCAACCATTCCCTGCTTTTCTCCGACCTGTCGTCCCAGAACCGTATCCTGCCGGAATACCAGCGCCTGGTGATAGACGAGGCCCACAACATCGAGCGGGTGGCCACCGATCTCCTGGGCTACGGCTTCAGCCGCTGGGACCTGAGCCGGCTGATGCAGGGCCTTTACTCCAAGCGCCCTTCCGAAAGCGGCCTGCTGATGCTGGTCTCCCGCTGGATACAGAAATCCAAGGCCGACGGAGCCCTGTCCCAGACCCTGCAGCGCACCGCCCTGGATCTGGCCGGGCAGACGCTGGAGACCGGCAAGGCCGGGGAAAAGTTTCTGGCCTTCAAGTTCAACCTAGGGGACGTCAAAAAACTGCAGGAGAAAAAGCGCTATCTGACCGGCGATTCCTTCCAGCAGCAGATCCTGAGCGAAGGGCAGGGGCTGGTGGACATGCTGCTGGACCTGTCATCCCGTCTGGATAATTTCAAGGAAGCTTTGGGAAATTTCCCCTCGGACCAGAAGCAGGAAAAGGAGCTGTTCCTGGAGGAGCTGGGCAAGCGGGCCCTGGAATGCCGGACCCTGGCCAACACCCTGGGCCGGCTGCTTTCGGCCGACGACCGGGGATACGTCTACTGGGCCGAGCCCGGCGGCAACTACAACGGTCTGCGCCTGGTGGCCGGCCCGCTGGAGGTGGGTGCGGTGCTGAACGAGCAATTGTACCCCGAGCTCAAGACCGCCGTCTTTACCTCGGCCACCCTGACGGTGGAGGGAAGCTTTGATTTCTTCAAAAGCCGGGTGGGGTTGATGTCCATGGACCAGGAGATGCTGGTCCAGCTGCTTTTGGCCTCGCCCTTCGATTTCAAGAAACAGGCGGCCCTGCTGGTTCCCCAGTACC harbors:
- a CDS encoding exonuclease domain-containing protein, which produces MPKKKKEHITEHTEAREEAQPLAFIAVDLETTGLNRERDEIIEIGAVRFQDGLPGETFKALVNPQRDLSPFIKRLTGITQDEVDSAPVLSETLPKFLEFIGDSALVFHNSRFDLSFLRNGAEVNNTAWDTLTLSRCLLPQNKSHSKDNLCKYFRIETGHSHRAYDDALATGHLFVRLHQMLPGLELSLLEKMSHLALPGHRELIAKARAESREGPLVIAEPRARYEEEPEPKNEKISNDLKQVWGRDGKLAGILNDNYEERPEQEKMALAVMDALEDEHLLLAEAGTGTGKSLAYLIPAVIWSRKTSQRVIISTHTKNLQEQLFYKDIPLLRKAIGHFEAALLKGRSNYLCLRRWQEVSFHPELFLNPEEREEALILLPWSQKTKTGDIAEHGGFNPARAPGLWGKICSDVLNCQNNHCPLFNKCFLRMARRRAEESQIVVVNHSLLFSDLSSQNRILPEYQRLVIDEAHNIERVATDLLGYGFSRWDLSRLMQGLYSKRPSESGLLMLVSRWIQKSKADGALSQTLQRTALDLAGQTLETGKAGEKFLAFKFNLGDVKKLQEKKRYLTGDSFQQQILSEGQGLVDMLLDLSSRLDNFKEALGNFPSDQKQEKELFLEELGKRALECRTLANTLGRLLSADDRGYVYWAEPGGNYNGLRLVAGPLEVGAVLNEQLYPELKTAVFTSATLTVEGSFDFFKSRVGLMSMDQEMLVQLLLASPFDFKKQAALLVPQYLPSPKTPQFNQSFIDLLHLVLARHQTGGLVLFTSFDLLNRSYQSLLESGRANILAQGIDGHPSQLIEQSLSNRETVIFGTNSFWEGVDLPGQALDLLVISKLPFSGPSDPLVEARCQVIEQNGNSSFHQYLLPEAVIRFRQGFGRLIRNKTDKGLVIVADSRIINT